Proteins encoded in a region of the Quercus lobata isolate SW786 chromosome 8, ValleyOak3.0 Primary Assembly, whole genome shotgun sequence genome:
- the LOC115956241 gene encoding uncharacterized protein LOC115956241, with translation MKKGAHPQLQWISYVTQSGRLMNVMMTKIHQVGKVYHFRAKRQMAESVGQISITRTKFV, from the exons ATGAAGAAAGGAGCGCATCCCCAGTTGCAATGGATATCCTATGTGACTCAGAGTGGAAGATTGATGAACGTTatgatgaccaaaatacaccagGTTGGTAAAGTCTACCACTTCAGGGCGAAACGTCAAATGGCTGAAAGTGTAGGGCAGATTTCCATCACTC GTACAAAATTTGTTTGA